TCGGAGGCAGTTATTGGAGCGGCGCGACCCAATCTGCCAACAGCTTGTACCGTCGCTTCGCTCAGGTCGATCGTCGTTAGGTCCCGCAAAAAAATTCACGTCGGTGGAGAACTCTATGAAATATTGCCTGCTGTGCCTGGCTCTCGCTTTAGGCGGCTGCCAGACAAACGATAAATTGGCGAGCTGCAAAGGCCCAATATTCCCGCTGAATGTGGGGCGATGGCAGCCTACGCCGTCAGATCTTCAGCTCAGCAACGTAGGTGGTCGCCATGAAGGGGTCTGAATACGCCTTGCTAGTAGCGCGGGAAACCCTGGCTGAGCACTACAAGGAAGTGGAAGCTTTCCAAACTGCGCGTGCGAAATCAGCGCGGCGCCTCTCCAAGGTCATTGCAGCTGTCGCAACCATCGCGGTTTTGGGGAATGTTGCGCAAGCCTTCACAATTGCCACCATGGTGCCGCTGATCAGGCTTGTGCCGGTATATCTTTGGATACGGCCGGATGGCACCGTTGACAGCGAGGTGTCCGTCTCCCGATTGCCTGCAACTCAAGAGGAGGCCGTCGTTAACGCCTCACTGTGGGAGTATGTTCGGCTGCGCGAGAGCTATGATGCCGATACCGCCCAGTACGCCTATGACCTGGTCTCGAACTTCAGCGCCCCAATGGTGCGCCAAAATTATCAGCAATTCTTCAATTATCCCAATCCAACTTCGCCTCAAGTCATCCTCGGCAAACACGGCAGGCTAGAGGTCGAACACATCGCTTCGAATGATGTTACTCCGGGTGTGCAGCAAATTCGCTATAAGCGAACCCTCATCGTTGACGGCAAAATGCCGATGGCGAGCACTTGGACTGCTACGGTTCGTTATGAAAAGGTGACCAGCTTGCCCGGCAGATTGAGACTGACCAACCCGGGAGGCTTGGTTGTCACCTCCTACCAGACATCGGAAGATACCGTTTCGAACGCAGGCCACAGCGAACCATGACGAAAAAAGCATTTCTCACTCTGGCATGTTTACTTTTTGCGGCGATTGGCGCGAGGGCTGAAGACACGCCAACGGCGGGCAGACTTGATCCGCGCATGCGTTATCTCGCTTACAATCCCGATCAAGTGGTGCGCCTTTCAACGGCGGTTGGAGCCACTTTGGTTGTTACTTTCGGGGCTAACGAAACGGTGACAGCTGTTGCCGTTTCCAATAGCAAAGATCTCGCGGCCCTTCCGCGCGGAAATTATCTTTTCTTCAAGGCTAGCAAGGTTCTCCCACCCCAGCCAGTGGTCGTGCTAACTGCGAGTGACGCCGGTATGCGACGCTACGTTTTCAGCATCTCTTCCAAGACGCTGCCGCACCTCGATAAAGAGCAGGCCGATCTCTACTATAGCGTACAATTCGCTTACCCTGCCGATGACGCAGCGGCTCGCCAGAAGGCGGCACAAGAGAAGGCTGTTGCAGACCGTATACGTGCGGAAGCGCAATATCAACAGAGAGCAGAGGGTTTATTGGAGCAGCCTGCCGCGACCGTTGGTGCCGAGGACAAGAATTGGCACTATGTCGCTCAGGGCGATCGTTCGCTGTTGCCGCTCGAAGTCTTCGATGATGGATTTACGACGGTATTTCACTTCCCAGGTAATGTACGCATACCCTCCATCTACACGATAAATCCGGATGGAAAGGAAGCTGTCGCTAACTATTCAGTCAAAGGGAGCTATGTCGAGATTTCTTCGGTTTCCCGTGGTTGGCGTCTGAGGGATGGCCACACGGTATTATGCATTTGGAATACCGCCTACGATCCCGTCGGCCGCAGGCCGGAGACGGGCACTGTGAGGCCCGATGTGAAGCGCGTCCTAAAGGAGGTGAGAGGATGAACGACGACAATCAGCAATCGGCGCATGATGTCGATGCGTCGGGGTCCCTGGTCTCCGACACACATCACCGGCGCCTTTCGGGGGCTCAAAAGTTGATCGTAGGAGGTGTAGTTCTCGCGCTATCACTTAGCCTCATTTGGCTTGGCGGGCGTGAAAAGAAGGAAAACGGGGACGCACCCCCGTCAACCATGATCGCCACGAACACCAAGCCATTTCATCCGGCTCCGATTGACGTTACACTTGATCCTCCGGCTGCCCAGGAAGCTGTTCAGCCGACTGCTCCTCCGCCAGCACGAAGTGAGCCGGAACGGCATGAGCCGCGGCCGGAAGAAACACCGATTTTTGCGTACACCAGTGGTGATCAAGGGACCAGCAAGCGCGTTCAACAAGGCGAAACGGACCGAAGACGCGAAGGCAATGGGGAAGACAGTCCTTTGCCGAAGGTCGAAGTGTCCGCCGAGAATGATCTCTCGATACGCATGAAGCCCACCGAGCTGCAGCCCACCAGGGCTACGCTCTTGCCTCATCCCGACTTCATGGTGACGGAGGGGACGATTATTCCATGTATCTTGCAAACGGCAATCGACACCAGTCTGGCAGGCTATGTAAAATGCGTGTTACCCTGGGATGTTCGTGGAACAACGAACAACGTTGTGCTTCTTGATCGCGGCACCACCGTTGTTGGCGAGATCCAGCGCGGTTTGCAACAGGGAGATGCGCGTGTTTTTGTGCTCTGGGATCGGGCGGAGACACCCGACCATGCCATGATTTCGCTTGCGTCACCAAGCGCTGACGAACTCGGTCGCTCGGGATTGCCGGGCACCGTCGACAATCACTTCTGGCAGCGCTTTAGCGGGGCCATGCTCTTGAGTGTCGTCCAAGGTGCCTTCCAGGCAGCGAGCACCTACGCTGGCAGCTCGGGTGGAGGGACGAGCTTCAACAGCGTCCAGAATAACGGTGAACAAACGGCAGACACAGCCCTCAAGGCCACGATCAACATACCGCCAACCCTGAAGAAGAATCAGGGCGACACGGTCTCCATTTTTGTCGCACGGGATCTCGATTTCTCAGGCATATACCAGCTTCGTATGGCTGGTCGCGCGGCGCGGGGGCGGGATCGCCGTCCATAACGAATTCAACTTATCACTTACAGATGGAGATACGATACAAATGGAGGTGGATCCGCAATTACGAATCCTTCTCAAGCCGATTTTGGAATGGCTCGATGACCCGCGGACCGAAGAAGTTGCGATAAATCGACCTGGGGAGGCATTTGTGCGCCAGGCCGGCGCCTTCCTCAAGTTCCCTTTGCCTGTCTCCTATGACGATCTCGAAGATATCGCTATTTTAGCAGGCGCGCTGAGAAAACAGGACGTTGGACCACGCAACCCACTTTGCGCAACTGAACTTCCAGACGGCGAGCGGCTGCAGATCTGTTTGCCGCCGACGGTACCATCGGGCACCGTCAGCTTGACGATTCGACGGCCAAGTTCCCGTGTTTCTAGTCTCAAAGAAGTCTCGTCCCGTTACGATGCTCCGAGGTGGAATCAGTGGAAGGAACGAAAAAAACGGCATGATCAGCATGATGAAGCTATCCTTCGGTACTATGACAACGGGGATCTGGAGGCGTTTCTGCACGCATGTGTCGTTGGTCGGTTGACGATGCTGCTTTGCGGACCCACCGGGAGTGGCAAGACAACGATGAGCAAGACCTTGATCAACGCTATCCCGCCGCAGGAAAGGCTGATTACCATCGAAGATACGCTCGAACTCGTCATTCCACACGAGAACCACGTAAGGCTGCTTTATTCTAAGAATGGGGCTGGGCTGGGCGCAGTGACCGCTGAGCACCTGCTACAGGCTAGCCTGCGCATGCGACCGGACCGAATACTGCTCGGCGAGATACGCGACGATGCCGCGTGGGCTTATCTGAGTGAAGTCGTCTCAGGGCATCCGGGATCGATTTCCACAATACATGGTGCCAATCCCGTCCAAGGTTTCAAAAAGCTATTTTCGCTCGTGAAAAGCAGCGCTCAGGGGGCTAGCTTGGAAGATCGCACCCTGATTGACATGCTCGCAACCGCAGTTGATGTCATCGTACCCTTCCGTGCCCACGGTGACATTTACGAGGTGGGCGAAATCTGGCTCGCTGCCGATGCGCGTCGGCGCGGTGAGACAATAGGCGATCTTCTTAACCAGCAGTAGTTGTGATCCATGTTTCTAAATGCCGCATGGCACGTTGTAGAATTACGTTTGTAGCAATGCTCAGCAATCTTTGTCATCAAACGGAGACATCTAGTTTGCATTTCTGTCGTGCGCGGTTTGGTCGAAATCTTGCCGAAATGCCCGTGTAGTGAGAGAAAATTAAAGAGTGGAGTCTAACAAATACAATCTTTACGTGTATAAATTCTGTTGAGCTGCAAATGGCTGGCCAGGATCCTAGATTGAGAGGTGAACCGTTGAAACACGTTCTTGTCATCGATGACGATGTCGCTATGCGGCATCTTATAGTCGAGTATCTTACGATCCATGCCTTTAAGGTGACTGCGGTAGCCGACAGCAAGCAGTTCAATCGTGTACTCTGCTCCGAGACGGTCGATGTCGTGGTCGTCGATCTTAATTTGGGTCGCGAAGATGGGCTTGAAATTGTTCGTAGTCTGGCCACGAAGTCCGATGTTCCAATCATAATTATTAGCGGCGCTCGCCTCGAAGAGGCGGACAAAGTTATTGCGCTCGAGTTGGGAGCAACCGATTTTATTGCCAAGCCTTTTGGGACGCGGGAATTTCTGGCGCGCATCCGTGTTGCGTTACGCGTGCGGCCCAGTGTCGCGCGAACCAAAGATCGACGCTCATTTAGTTTCGCTGACTGGACACTTAATCTCAGGCGACGCCGCTTGATTTCGGAAGAGGGCAGTGAGGTGAAACTCACGGCAGGTGAGTTTAATCTCCTGGTTGCTTTCCTGGAGAAGCCGCGCGACGTCCTATCCCGGGAGCAGCTTCTGATCGCCAGTCGGGTACGCGAGGAGGAGGTGTATGACAGAAGTATTGATGTCCTCATTTTGCGGCTGCGCCGGAAGCTTGAGGGGGATCCGACGACCCCTCAGTTGATCAAGACTGCAAGAGGTGCTGGCTATTTCTTTGACGCTGACGTGGATGTTTCGTACGGGGGTGTGATGGCGGCCTGAGGTAGAGGTGCATTTCGCCTCTAGCAATCTGTTCCCAACGTGAGCAGATTGCTATGCGGCTTGGCAAAGCTGCCTTTCCTCGGTACTATCCGAAAAACTCAGCACTGCGGAGTGATTGGATGGGTCCTATCTTTTGAGAGATCAGCTGTTCGTTGCCTTCTCCCGAGCAAAGAAACATGCAAGCGCTGCGGTAGCCAGCTTGTGGCCGAAAGCCCGGGCGGTCTCCAATCCCAATGGATCAAAGTGATTGCGAGCGGCTTCTATTAGCGAGACCGGGAACATGCGGGAGGTCTGAACGATGATTGATTTTTCGAAAGCTGTGTGAGGGATCGGATAACTCTTCGGAGCCGCACGAAACGATCCATCCGCCAGCATGTTTTCAAAATCGCCAAGCGCACGGCGCAAGATCATTTGTAGCGACTTGGAAGGACTGTATTGCAGGATCAGGTTGTCATATATCTTCGATACTTCAGGCGCGGGCGGGCGCGCTGAAAGGAAGACCTGGATCTTTTCTGGCGCTGTCGTCGAACTCAAAGCATCCACGGTCAGCATCGATTGCTGATCAGAGCTGTGACAACGCTTGGCGGTGGCTGGGGCAGGTCGTCGATCTTCCTCGTCGAGATTTTCAGGCGGCTGCGGCAGGGTCGAGTTTTGGGTGGCAACAGGCAAAGAAGGATGGACGATTTCGGGTCGAGCGGCGGCAAGCCGCCTGGCCTCCCCGACAGACAAAGCGGGTTTGCGAATTCCCATCTTCACCCCTCCAAGGCTTCGCTAACCAATTTGGAGATAGTGACGAGTTCCTCCATGGCGATTCTGAGATTCCGTTCGAGGAGGCGCATTGTCGGATCGGTTCTCATATTCAGCAATGTGAGATGCAACATGCCACGTTCCTTCATCGCGGCAAATGCGTCTCTCTCGTGCATGGGAGACTGTACAACTGGAAGGCTTGCGAGCATGTCCGACATCGCGCGCTGCGATGTGGTCAATCGACCAACCGGCACGCGTTGGCGCAATACGGCTGTCGGAATTGCCAAGTTCTCGCTCAGCAGCAGTTCAATGACATAGCGGTAGGTCGACAATGCTTCATCGATATCGAGCGGAGTTAACATGGTCGGGATCAGAAGCAGGTTTGAGCTGGCAATGATCGTGTTGTTGAGTTCGCTCGAACCACCATGCGTATCGGCCAGCGCATAATCAAATCCCTGGAGTTCGGCGTCCTCATAGGCCGCCTCAAGGAGTGCCATTTCCTCGGCGGCGTAGACTTCGCAGAAGGAGCCCCAGGTATTGCTGCGAAGGGCGTTTTCTTTCCATCGCGTTAGTGGTCGGTTTTCATCAGCGTCGAAGAGAGCCAATCGTTTGCCGTCACTTGCAAAGGCGGCGCAAAGACCCATGAGTGCCGTGGTTTTGCCGGCTCCTCCCTTGAAGGAGCAAAATGTCAGAAGTTTCATGTCCTTATCCTGTCGATTTTGTGAAGCGGAAGTGCGTCTGTACTTTTATTTGTGTGTATGATTTTGCGATAATTCATGAGTAATGTAGTAATTACCTGATTTTATATTTCAATTTTATTGTAATATAATTTCAATTGTAATAATATAAAAATAAATATCCCTTATGTGTTCTTGATTTCGTTTTGTATATGGCTAGATTCCCATCTGCCACGACGAGGAAATGCTACGGCGGGGCAAGTTCAGATCTTTCCGTCTTCTATGGAGGAAGCTATGTCGCAAGGCAGTAGGCCCACCTCAAGTGACATTGCCGTCAACCAGCGCGAATGCGTGAAGGTTGAAGGCTTCAAGGTCGTCAGTACCCGATTAAGATCGGCCGAATATGAGAGTTTTTCTCATCAGGCACGCTTGCTGGGCCTCTCCGACAGCATGGCCATACGGGTTGCGGTGCGCCGCATTGGTGGCTTTCTTGAAATCGACGCAGAGACTCGTCATAGGATGGAGGCCATACTACAATCCATAGGAACACTCTCAAGCAACATTGCCGCGCTGCTATCTGCCTATGCCGAAAATCCGACAATGGATTTGGAGGCTTTGCGAGTTGAACGTATCGCCTTCGGTAAATCTTTCGCTGACCTCGACGGCTTGCTCCGTTCCATTTTGTCCGTATCACGGCGGCGGATCGACGGTTGCTCGCTGCTGAAAGACGCCTTGTAGCACTGACGTAGCACTTGGCGGGGAACATATTCGATGCCCGATCGAGCTCAAGTTATCATTCGCATTGTGCCGGGAGGTGGCACCAAGACCCTTCAACAAATTATCAATCAGTTGGAGTATCTATCCCGGAAGGGCAGGCTGGAGCTGCAGCGTTCAGCCCGACATCTCGATATTCCCCTGCCACCGGATCAAATCCACGAACTTGCCCGAAGCTGGGTTCAAGAGACTGGAACTTATGACGAAAGTCAGCCAGACGAGGAAAGGCAACAGGAGTTGACCACCCATATTATTGTAAGCTTCCCCGCGGGTACAAGCCAGGTAGCGGCTTATGCGGCGAGCCGGGAGTGGGCAGCCGAGATGTTTGGGTCAGGCGCAGGGGGGGGCCGATACAACTATCTTACGGCCTTCCACATCGATCGCGACCACCCACATCTGCATGTCGTCGTCAATCGGCGCGAACTTTTAGGACACGGCTGGCTGAAGATATCTCGGCGCCATCCCCAACTGAATTACGACGCCCTGCGCATAAAGATGGCCGAGATTTCACTTCGTCATGGCATTGCCCTCGATGCGAGCCGACGAGCAGAACGTGGCATCACCGAGCGGCCGATCACTTATGCCCAATATCGGCGCCTTGAGCGGGAGCAGGCTCGCCAAATCCGTTTCGAAGACGCGGATTTGGAACAGTCGTCGCCGCAAGGAGATCATCCAGAATTCAGCCAACCTTTCGATACATCCCCATTTGAAGCATCCGCGGGCGGACCGGAGGACATGCCTCGGCCCAACAATCGGCAGAATGAGTCGCAAGTTCATCTCCAGGAGCCAGCTGGTGTCAGCAACGAAGCCGGTGTCCTTGTGCGGGTTGCATTGGAGACGGAGCGCCTTGCTCAACCATTCGTTTCCGAAACCATTCTCGCGGACGACATAGGGAGCGGCTCTTCGCGTGTTGCCGAGGGCCGTGTGGAGAGCGCAAACCGCACTCCCGATATTCCTCGCGCAGCAACTGAAGCTGCCACGCACACGACACACGACCGGCAGCGGCGTGCAAAGCGTCCTCATGATGACGACGGAGGGCCGAGTGGAGCAAAACGTGTGACATTGGAAGGCATCGCGGTTGGGCCCCAGGCGAACGCCGGCGAACAGGATGGCAGTAGTGGCCCCTTAGTACGGCAAGCTGGAACGTCTCGCCCATCTCCACCGACGGCCACGACGCGGGCCAGCACCGCAACCGATTCATTGTCTGCTACAGCCCACCTCCAGCAACGGAGAGGTGTCCCTTCAAAGCGTCCGCGTGAAGATGATGATGGAGAACCGAGTGAACGCAAACGCGAGAGAGATGAGCGCAGCAAGGACGGGCGTGGGGGAAATAGGAGATAGAGAAGGACCGAGTGATGGCAAATGAAGAGTTCACCAGACACTATGCGTGGCCCGTTCCTGTGGCTTCGAATGATGAAGGGCGTGGGACCGCGCGGATCCCCATCCAGGCACAATCAATCGTTGCTGGAGAAGACGGTCGGGACACTTCGGTCCCAACGGCTTTGTCGCGACCGCCAATTGAAGATATGCCGCACGGCGTCCAAGAAACATCGGCGAGTGGCGGACGACTGGGAGCGGCCGGTCTGCGGGATCCCGTAATCCCGCCAGGAATATCCGAAGCCCGCACGGACCTATCCGCAATTTTGCGGAAAAAAAGCGGTTCTTTCCGCACCGGTATGCAGTATCTGCGTGAGCTTGAACGGGAAAATCTTAATAAACAAGACAGGGAAGCCAGTGCGTTGCCAGATTTAAGTGCAAGGGGCATAAAGCGACCGCGCGAAATTGAGTATCCCGGCAATGCAAGCGGATTAACCATAAAGAGGCAAGACGGCTTAGGCATAGAGATCAATACTATCTCGGCATCTTCGCCCGTGAACCGGGCCGCGCATTCGTCGAACTGGCAAGGCGCGCCGGAACCGGGCGTGTACAATGTTCAGCCATCGGCAGATAGAGCACAGAAATCTGCGCAGGAAAGTTCGACGTTTCCCGATGGCACTCCTGTTTCCGCTCTCTATTCAGGCCCACTCGCAGAATGGTTCGAGAGGGATACTGGCAGCGAGACGACCAGGAATTCAGGCAACACCATTTCGTCACCGCTCCGAGGGCTGGAGGAGTTCGGCGATTCCGCGGACAGCCGGTATCTTGGGCGCGAAGCTCAGAGTCTTTCAGTTACCGTAACAACGCCTAATTCGAATGCTGAGGCAAGTTCTCATAGCGCACACACTGAAACTCTCGACGATGTCAGCAGTGACCGCTCGAGCGAACAGGGGAGGGGTGCCCTTGGCGCCGCAATCCTTGGATCCCATCATGACCTTTCACCGCGTGCGCAGAAGTTATCACAAACAAACCGCGATTCCCCTGAACTGACCGACGCCGACCTGGCAAAAGTCGATGCGGTGTTCGAATCTCTCTCCAAGGGGCCCCCGGCCGGGGAGAGCGCCGCACCGGACTTTCGTGAGCGCGGACCAGGCGGCGCTTTCCAGAAAGAAGGCGTGTCCGACAGGGCGAACGGGGTGCCCACTAACTGGGAGGTACCTTTTGGTCGCGGTGGCGGGCATTTACCGCAAGCGCTGAGGTCCTCAGGAGTGGAGCTCGATGACTTCCCTGATTTCACCGAGGCCGAACTGGCAAAAATCGACGCACTAGTCGAATCTCACTCCAACAGATCTTTATCAGTGCGAAATATAGTACCAGATTTGCGCGGAGCGGGAGCAGACAACGTTTTCCGGAAAGAAGGCGTTGTCGAACGCGCGGAGAAGATGCCGATC
This genomic window from Agrobacterium tumefaciens contains:
- a CDS encoding type IV secretion system lipoprotein VirB7, with product MKYCLLCLALALGGCQTNDKLASCKGPIFPLNVGRWQPTPSDLQLSNVGGRHEGV
- a CDS encoding type IV secretion system protein VirB8, coding for MKGSEYALLVARETLAEHYKEVEAFQTARAKSARRLSKVIAAVATIAVLGNVAQAFTIATMVPLIRLVPVYLWIRPDGTVDSEVSVSRLPATQEEAVVNASLWEYVRLRESYDADTAQYAYDLVSNFSAPMVRQNYQQFFNYPNPTSPQVILGKHGRLEVEHIASNDVTPGVQQIRYKRTLIVDGKMPMASTWTATVRYEKVTSLPGRLRLTNPGGLVVTSYQTSEDTVSNAGHSEP
- the virB9 gene encoding P-type conjugative transfer protein VirB9; this translates as MTKKAFLTLACLLFAAIGARAEDTPTAGRLDPRMRYLAYNPDQVVRLSTAVGATLVVTFGANETVTAVAVSNSKDLAALPRGNYLFFKASKVLPPQPVVVLTASDAGMRRYVFSISSKTLPHLDKEQADLYYSVQFAYPADDAAARQKAAQEKAVADRIRAEAQYQQRAEGLLEQPAATVGAEDKNWHYVAQGDRSLLPLEVFDDGFTTVFHFPGNVRIPSIYTINPDGKEAVANYSVKGSYVEISSVSRGWRLRDGHTVLCIWNTAYDPVGRRPETGTVRPDVKRVLKEVRG
- the virB10 gene encoding type IV secretion system protein VirB10, which translates into the protein MNDDNQQSAHDVDASGSLVSDTHHRRLSGAQKLIVGGVVLALSLSLIWLGGREKKENGDAPPSTMIATNTKPFHPAPIDVTLDPPAAQEAVQPTAPPPARSEPERHEPRPEETPIFAYTSGDQGTSKRVQQGETDRRREGNGEDSPLPKVEVSAENDLSIRMKPTELQPTRATLLPHPDFMVTEGTIIPCILQTAIDTSLAGYVKCVLPWDVRGTTNNVVLLDRGTTVVGEIQRGLQQGDARVFVLWDRAETPDHAMISLASPSADELGRSGLPGTVDNHFWQRFSGAMLLSVVQGAFQAASTYAGSSGGGTSFNSVQNNGEQTADTALKATINIPPTLKKNQGDTVSIFVARDLDFSGIYQLRMAGRAARGRDRRP
- the virB11 gene encoding P-type DNA transfer ATPase VirB11; the encoded protein is MQMEVDPQLRILLKPILEWLDDPRTEEVAINRPGEAFVRQAGAFLKFPLPVSYDDLEDIAILAGALRKQDVGPRNPLCATELPDGERLQICLPPTVPSGTVSLTIRRPSSRVSSLKEVSSRYDAPRWNQWKERKKRHDQHDEAILRYYDNGDLEAFLHACVVGRLTMLLCGPTGSGKTTMSKTLINAIPPQERLITIEDTLELVIPHENHVRLLYSKNGAGLGAVTAEHLLQASLRMRPDRILLGEIRDDAAWAYLSEVVSGHPGSISTIHGANPVQGFKKLFSLVKSSAQGASLEDRTLIDMLATAVDVIVPFRAHGDIYEVGEIWLAADARRRGETIGDLLNQQ
- the virG gene encoding two-component system response regulator VirG — protein: MAGQDPRLRGEPLKHVLVIDDDVAMRHLIVEYLTIHAFKVTAVADSKQFNRVLCSETVDVVVVDLNLGREDGLEIVRSLATKSDVPIIIISGARLEEADKVIALELGATDFIAKPFGTREFLARIRVALRVRPSVARTKDRRSFSFADWTLNLRRRRLISEEGSEVKLTAGEFNLLVAFLEKPRDVLSREQLLIASRVREEEVYDRSIDVLILRLRRKLEGDPTTPQLIKTARGAGYFFDADVDVSYGGVMAA
- a CDS encoding conjugal transfer protein VirC2 — protein: MGIRKPALSVGEARRLAAARPEIVHPSLPVATQNSTLPQPPENLDEEDRRPAPATAKRCHSSDQQSMLTVDALSSTTAPEKIQVFLSARPPAPEVSKIYDNLILQYSPSKSLQMILRRALGDFENMLADGSFRAAPKSYPIPHTAFEKSIIVQTSRMFPVSLIEAARNHFDPLGLETARAFGHKLATAALACFFAREKATNS
- a CDS encoding conjugal transfer ATPase VirC1, giving the protein MKLLTFCSFKGGAGKTTALMGLCAAFASDGKRLALFDADENRPLTRWKENALRSNTWGSFCEVYAAEEMALLEAAYEDAELQGFDYALADTHGGSSELNNTIIASSNLLLIPTMLTPLDIDEALSTYRYVIELLLSENLAIPTAVLRQRVPVGRLTTSQRAMSDMLASLPVVQSPMHERDAFAAMKERGMLHLTLLNMRTDPTMRLLERNLRIAMEELVTISKLVSEALEG
- a CDS encoding T-DNA border endonuclease VirD1; this translates as MSQGSRPTSSDIAVNQRECVKVEGFKVVSTRLRSAEYESFSHQARLLGLSDSMAIRVAVRRIGGFLEIDAETRHRMEAILQSIGTLSSNIAALLSAYAENPTMDLEALRVERIAFGKSFADLDGLLRSILSVSRRRIDGCSLLKDAL
- a CDS encoding T-DNA border endonuclease VirD2, which produces MPDRAQVIIRIVPGGGTKTLQQIINQLEYLSRKGRLELQRSARHLDIPLPPDQIHELARSWVQETGTYDESQPDEERQQELTTHIIVSFPAGTSQVAAYAASREWAAEMFGSGAGGGRYNYLTAFHIDRDHPHLHVVVNRRELLGHGWLKISRRHPQLNYDALRIKMAEISLRHGIALDASRRAERGITERPITYAQYRRLEREQARQIRFEDADLEQSSPQGDHPEFSQPFDTSPFEASAGGPEDMPRPNNRQNESQVHLQEPAGVSNEAGVLVRVALETERLAQPFVSETILADDIGSGSSRVAEGRVESANRTPDIPRAATEAATHTTHDRQRRAKRPHDDDGGPSGAKRVTLEGIAVGPQANAGEQDGSSGPLVRQAGTSRPSPPTATTRASTATDSLSATAHLQQRRGVPSKRPREDDDGEPSERKRERDERSKDGRGGNRR
- a CDS encoding protein virD3 → MANEEFTRHYAWPVPVASNDEGRGTARIPIQAQSIVAGEDGRDTSVPTALSRPPIEDMPHGVQETSASGGRLGAAGLRDPVIPPGISEARTDLSAILRKKSGSFRTGMQYLRELERENLNKQDREASALPDLSARGIKRPREIEYPGNASGLTIKRQDGLGIEINTISASSPVNRAAHSSNWQGAPEPGVYNVQPSADRAQKSAQESSTFPDGTPVSALYSGPLAEWFERDTGSETTRNSGNTISSPLRGLEEFGDSADSRYLGREAQSLSVTVTTPNSNAEASSHSAHTETLDDVSSDRSSEQGRGALGAAILGSHHDLSPRAQKLSQTNRDSPELTDADLAKVDAVFESLSKGPPAGESAAPDFRERGPGGAFQKEGVSDRANGVPTNWEVPFGRGGGHLPQALRSSGVELDDFPDFTEAELAKIDALVESHSNRSLSVRNIVPDLRGAGADNVFRKEGVVERAEKMPIDSVSLTRLNGERSRSPKTSQASLDDFPDLTDADLAHIEESERIARTAVEKGKQKISTEADTRFDLGNSSAPRVSPRSVTPLVPNANQPITSWFYEAQKTCDKLVENTYVKPAVDSSRARNDVENTAARLGDPAPALGHDNLGRTRALTPVRDVMSRPSADRQLASHAAEHSAIDDIWKRDDRDRRTHPYRGLDSRSREGYGR